TGCCCTCATTGTTCATCAACGTTCGTACAGTCAACTAActtaaagattcatatccgcattcacactggcgaaaagccatacaagtgtaaaatatgtgacaaagccttccattcatcagGCAGTCTGGCAGTACATTTGAAACTGCACAATAAGGACCATCAGTGTCCTAATTGCCCTTCAAAGTTTGCCCGTTCATCAGACTTAAAGTTACACATCCGCAGACATACTGGCGAAAGACCATACCAATGTAAAatctgtgacaaagccttcaAATCAAAAGGCAATCTGGcagaacattcgaaaattcacaataaggcCATACAGCACCAGTGTCCTAATTGCCCTTCAAAGTTTACCCGATCATCAGACTTAAAGATACACATCCGCAGtcataccggcgaaaggccataccaATGTAAAATCTGTGGCAAAGCGTTCACGTCATCAAGCAATCTGAcacaacattcgaaaattcacaagaaGGATGAAACTCATTAATCTTCATAGTTCATTTAAGTTTGAGTTGGTATAAGATTGAATTTTGTATATTTGTATAACGTTTGTATAACGAATGAAAAAAgcagtgaaaaagtgaaaagtgtggaaaagcgttataaaaataaagtgaaaCTATTTTCCGATGAACAAActaaagaagaaaatattctCAAAGGGATTTTATTGGCTGCAGGGAAACTGTATATCGAAGAGCGGCATCGTTCTCGGTATGAGGAAGGAATCCAAAACATTTTACGGACTTCTACCGTATAGCtggagccacacgaagcgcaaaaactagcgtaaaattattttgcaatgcCAAAtcttttacgcttcgtgtggcagaaaaatatgaaaacgaaatgtcaaacgtgttaaCATTCATGTtgttggtccgagaaaacagaaatagaagagtaataaattgatttctgaatatattttcgattttgttgctatagcagcaaataagaaaatacacaaagcgtatgcaaaaagtgtt
The Anopheles bellator unplaced genomic scaffold, idAnoBellAS_SP24_06.2 scaffold01538_ctg1, whole genome shotgun sequence DNA segment above includes these coding regions:
- the LOC131214602 gene encoding zinc finger protein 846-like yields the protein ILANHSKIHNKGKHHQCPHCSSTFVQSTNLKIHIRIHTGEKPYKCKICDKAFHSSGSLAVHLKLHNKDHQCPNCPSKFARSSDLKLHIRRHTGERPYQCKICDKAFKSKGNLAEHSKIHNKAIQHQCPNCPSKFTRSSDLKIHIRSHTGERPYQCKICGKAFTSSSNLTQHSKIHKKDETH